A section of the Streptomyces sp. V3I8 genome encodes:
- a CDS encoding glycosyltransferase, giving the protein MHVLVVHNRYSSAQPSGENKVVDQEVELLRAAGHRVGVFERRSDDIAARSLPGKAAIPLLVPWNPSVRRELAARLRAERPDVVHVHNVFPLLSPAVLAACADAGVPAVATLHNYTQVCPPGTLQRDGRPCTECVGSAPLPAVRHGCYRDSRLATVPLAVSLSVNRRRWWSGVERFLCISAAQRDVLVASGMPAERLSVKHNFVPEPDVRRSGDGEHLLYLGRLAEAKGVRLLMAAWDEVAAGGGAGVPLMIAGTGPLEREVTAWAAGRDDVRYVGLLDPDGCRQALARSVAVVAPSTWLEAFGLVVVEAMAAGVPAVAAGHGAFTELVEDGVSGLLHRPGEAASLASCLRRITAGADRNREMGRAARRRYEQGFSPDVGLERLLEEYRTAIAGRSAVGDSPTATGNASSGSRRGARAGRDGGSR; this is encoded by the coding sequence ATGCACGTCCTCGTGGTGCACAACCGCTACTCCTCGGCGCAGCCAAGCGGGGAGAACAAGGTCGTCGACCAGGAAGTGGAGCTGCTGCGCGCGGCCGGCCACCGGGTCGGCGTGTTCGAGCGGCGCAGCGACGACATCGCCGCCCGGTCCCTGCCGGGCAAGGCCGCGATACCGCTCCTCGTGCCGTGGAACCCGTCGGTGCGCAGGGAACTCGCCGCCCGGCTCCGTGCCGAACGCCCGGACGTGGTGCACGTCCACAACGTCTTCCCGCTCCTGTCGCCCGCGGTGCTGGCCGCCTGCGCCGACGCCGGCGTGCCCGCCGTCGCCACGCTGCACAACTACACCCAGGTCTGCCCGCCCGGCACGCTGCAGCGGGACGGCCGGCCGTGCACCGAGTGCGTCGGCTCGGCGCCGCTGCCCGCCGTCCGGCACGGCTGCTACCGCGACTCCCGGCTGGCGACGGTGCCGCTGGCGGTCAGCCTGTCGGTCAACCGGCGCCGGTGGTGGTCGGGCGTGGAGCGGTTCCTGTGCATCTCGGCGGCGCAGCGCGACGTCCTGGTGGCCTCCGGCATGCCCGCCGAGCGGCTGTCGGTGAAGCACAACTTCGTGCCGGAACCGGACGTCCGCCGCTCGGGCGACGGCGAGCACCTGCTCTACCTCGGCCGGCTCGCCGAGGCCAAGGGCGTACGGCTGCTCATGGCCGCGTGGGACGAGGTCGCGGCGGGCGGCGGTGCGGGCGTGCCGCTGATGATCGCCGGCACGGGGCCGCTGGAGCGGGAGGTGACCGCCTGGGCGGCGGGCCGGGACGACGTGCGGTACGTCGGCCTGCTGGACCCGGACGGGTGCCGGCAGGCCCTCGCGCGGTCGGTCGCCGTGGTGGCGCCCTCGACCTGGCTGGAGGCGTTCGGCCTGGTGGTCGTGGAGGCGATGGCGGCCGGGGTCCCGGCCGTCGCCGCCGGTCACGGCGCCTTCACCGAACTCGTCGAGGACGGGGTGAGCGGACTGCTGCACCGGCCGGGCGAGGCCGCCTCGCTCGCGTCCTGCCTGCGCCGGATCACGGCCGGGGCGGACCGCAACCGGGAGATGGGCCGGGCGGCCCGGCGCCGCTACGAACAGGGTTTCAGCCCGGACGTCGGGCTGGAGCGCCTGCTGGAGGAGTACCGCACCGCGATCGCGGGGCGGTCCGCCGTCGGGGACAGCCCGACGGCGACAGGAAACGCAAGCAGTGGCTCGCGGCGGGGGGCCCGCGCGGGCAGAGATGGGGGAAGCAGATGA
- a CDS encoding O-antigen ligase domain-containing protein → MDQDLRRGGPPAGQDTADTRPGAGPLPAGTPRTVGIVWGLLILNTLGSAGAKTVIPLPRSLIQLVTMGALVAAFTLALALNLRLRIRPSAFVLLLTLLLVPSLISSLQLESGLGALFRCARLALFIGTLWLLTRWWDGGPAFVRHHIRMYFAVLGSVAAGAVVSPGAAMPELYGGRLVGALWPLTPPQIGQYAAVIIGLTVLLVLGRRTDRTSAAVVIVPSLVLLALTHTRTATLGLLIGLVLAIGSLVLTSAAARRFFTWAVLIAVVAAVGFASALRTWFLRGQSQENLTSLTGRAKVWDALLAAPRSTGEELFGMGLGDKSFGGLPIDNSWLAVYQEQGWIGVTLVAAVFVVLGGVALLRPPSLARACAIFLISYCAIASYTEAGLGDASPYLLHLALAASLLTAPAPAPPLPAPVATAPTTAFTTVLAKPPATSRTPRRRVPRWARD, encoded by the coding sequence ATGGACCAGGACCTGCGGCGCGGCGGACCGCCCGCCGGGCAGGACACGGCGGACACGCGGCCCGGCGCCGGACCGCTCCCCGCCGGCACACCGAGGACCGTCGGGATCGTCTGGGGCCTGCTGATCCTCAACACCCTCGGCTCCGCCGGGGCGAAGACCGTCATCCCGCTGCCCCGCTCCCTCATCCAGCTGGTCACCATGGGTGCGCTGGTCGCCGCGTTCACCCTGGCGCTCGCGCTCAACCTCCGGCTGCGCATCCGCCCCAGCGCCTTCGTGCTCCTGCTCACCCTGCTGCTGGTACCGAGCCTGATCTCCAGCCTGCAACTGGAGTCCGGGCTCGGCGCGCTGTTCCGCTGCGCGCGGCTGGCCCTCTTCATCGGCACGCTGTGGCTGCTCACCCGCTGGTGGGACGGCGGCCCGGCCTTCGTCCGGCACCACATCCGGATGTACTTCGCGGTGCTCGGATCGGTCGCCGCCGGCGCGGTCGTCTCACCGGGCGCGGCCATGCCCGAGCTCTACGGCGGACGGCTGGTCGGCGCGCTGTGGCCGCTCACCCCGCCGCAGATCGGACAGTACGCCGCGGTGATCATCGGGCTCACCGTGCTGCTCGTCCTGGGGCGCCGCACCGACCGGACCAGCGCGGCGGTCGTCATCGTGCCCTCCCTCGTGCTGCTGGCGCTGACCCATACCCGCACGGCCACGCTCGGCCTGCTCATCGGGCTGGTGCTGGCGATCGGCTCGCTCGTCCTGACCAGCGCCGCCGCCCGCCGGTTCTTCACCTGGGCGGTGCTCATCGCCGTGGTGGCCGCGGTGGGGTTCGCCTCCGCGCTGCGGACGTGGTTCCTGCGCGGACAGAGCCAGGAGAACCTCACCAGCCTCACCGGCCGGGCCAAGGTCTGGGACGCCCTGCTGGCGGCGCCCCGGTCCACCGGGGAGGAACTGTTCGGCATGGGCCTGGGCGACAAGTCGTTCGGCGGGCTGCCGATCGACAACAGCTGGCTGGCCGTCTACCAGGAGCAGGGCTGGATCGGCGTGACGCTCGTGGCGGCGGTCTTCGTCGTACTGGGCGGTGTCGCGCTGCTGCGGCCGCCGTCGCTGGCGAGGGCCTGCGCGATCTTCCTGATCAGCTACTGCGCGATCGCGTCCTACACCGAGGCCGGTCTCGGCGACGCCTCGCCGTACCTGCTGCACCTGGCCCTGGCCGCCTCGCTGCTGACGGCACCCGCTCCGGCCCCGCCCCTGCCGGCGCCGGTCGCGACGGCCCCCACGACAGCCTTCACGACAGTCCTCGCGAAGCCCCCGGCGACGTCCCGCACCCCCCGACGGCGTGTCCCGCGCTGGGCCCGGGACTAG
- a CDS encoding right-handed parallel beta-helix repeat-containing protein: MGIRWRKRTLPAAALALLAAGCVSTPGAPAEKPATAPPSVSAAPAAARVCAEPAAGPAKAPAGAVTVDPGVVGDLAAKTKDHPPRTTFWLRPGKHRLAPDRYAQVLPKKGNRYLGAPGAVLDGRRTNQYAFGGGARDVTVSHLTVQNFVAPHDEGVVNHDSADGWVIEHATIRRNSGAGLMAGARQQVRASCLRDNGQYGMNAYKSGGPLRDLVVEGNEIVGNNTGDWERRREGCGCTGGIKFWAVDGADIRGNWVHDNRGAGLWADTNNNDFRIENNVIEANDGAALMYETSYNAVIRKNTIRRNNWVEGRKYADRGDNFPFATVYLSESGGEPRVPARTDKIEVYRNVLEDNWSGITLWENADRFCNSPANTSSGDCTLLARDTDRCVRPAIATAPLYADCRWKTQRVDIHDNRFVLDKSVVKCTVKCDRMAVLANYGTYPKWSPYKGERVAEAITLDQHNRWHDNVYLGPWQFVAHDPSRVLDFGQWQGTPYRQDKGSTLDPRAGG; encoded by the coding sequence GTGGGGATCAGATGGCGCAAGCGGACGCTGCCGGCGGCGGCGCTGGCCCTGCTGGCGGCCGGCTGCGTGAGCACGCCCGGCGCCCCGGCGGAAAAGCCGGCCACCGCGCCGCCGTCCGTCTCCGCGGCCCCCGCCGCGGCCCGGGTGTGCGCCGAGCCCGCGGCCGGACCGGCGAAGGCACCGGCGGGCGCGGTGACGGTCGACCCCGGGGTCGTCGGCGACCTGGCCGCGAAGACCAAGGACCACCCCCCGAGGACCACGTTCTGGCTGCGGCCGGGCAAGCACCGGCTCGCACCGGACCGCTACGCCCAGGTCCTTCCGAAGAAGGGCAACCGCTACCTCGGCGCGCCGGGCGCGGTGCTCGACGGCCGCAGGACCAACCAGTACGCGTTCGGCGGCGGCGCCCGCGACGTCACCGTCAGCCACCTGACCGTGCAGAACTTCGTCGCGCCGCACGACGAGGGCGTGGTCAACCACGACTCGGCCGACGGGTGGGTGATCGAGCACGCGACGATCCGGCGCAACTCCGGCGCCGGACTGATGGCCGGTGCCCGCCAGCAGGTTCGCGCCAGCTGCCTGCGCGACAACGGCCAGTACGGCATGAACGCCTACAAGTCCGGCGGCCCGCTGCGCGACCTGGTCGTCGAGGGCAACGAGATCGTGGGCAACAACACCGGCGACTGGGAGCGGCGCCGGGAGGGCTGCGGCTGCACCGGCGGCATCAAGTTCTGGGCCGTCGACGGCGCCGACATCCGCGGCAACTGGGTGCACGACAACCGCGGAGCCGGGCTGTGGGCGGACACCAACAACAACGACTTCCGCATCGAGAACAACGTGATCGAGGCCAACGACGGTGCCGCGCTGATGTACGAGACCAGCTACAACGCGGTCATCCGGAAGAACACGATCCGGCGCAACAACTGGGTCGAGGGCCGCAAGTACGCCGACCGCGGCGACAACTTCCCGTTCGCGACCGTCTACCTGTCCGAGTCAGGCGGCGAACCACGGGTCCCGGCCCGCACGGACAAGATCGAGGTCTACCGGAACGTACTGGAGGACAACTGGTCCGGAATCACCCTGTGGGAGAACGCCGACCGGTTCTGCAACAGCCCGGCCAACACCTCCTCCGGCGACTGCACGCTGCTGGCGCGGGACACCGACCGCTGCGTGCGGCCGGCGATCGCCACCGCACCGCTCTACGCCGACTGCCGGTGGAAGACCCAGCGGGTGGACATCCACGACAACCGCTTCGTGCTGGACAAGTCCGTCGTCAAGTGCACGGTGAAGTGCGACCGCATGGCGGTGCTGGCCAACTACGGCACCTACCCGAAGTGGTCGCCGTACAAGGGCGAGCGGGTGGCCGAGGCGATCACCCTGGACCAGCACAACCGCTGGCACGACAACGTCTACCTCGGGCCGTGGCAGTTCGTCGCCCACGACCCCAGCCGGGTGCTCGACTTCGGGCAGTGGCAGGGCACGCCCTACCGGCAGGACAAGGGCAGCACCCTCGACCCACGGGCCGGTGGCTGA